A genome region from Armatimonadota bacterium includes the following:
- a CDS encoding ABC transporter permease: MTILFGVIAAMVSMAAPLMLAALGEVVSERAGVINVGLEGLMLSGAFAAAIAARASHSAWTGVFVGAVTGILVAAFTAIFVIWLSADQVVVGVVVNLLALGVTGVVYRSMFGATGTFLQTAQLRVVLFGQDALVLFAFALTPVIAWFLFRTRTGLLLRACGESAFAAAAAGVPVQRIRVGALLFCGAMASLGGAYLAVGENNTFVENMTAGRGFIVLAVVTSGAWNPWGCMVAALVFGAANALQFQFQAFNAHLPYDLFLALPYAATLIALAAGGLWSRSPADLGRPFRRLA, translated from the coding sequence GTGACCATTCTTTTCGGTGTTATCGCTGCCATGGTCAGCATGGCGGCGCCTCTAATGCTCGCTGCGCTCGGTGAGGTCGTCAGCGAGAGAGCGGGGGTGATTAATGTTGGGCTAGAAGGCTTGATGCTCTCCGGCGCCTTTGCGGCCGCAATTGCCGCACGTGCCAGCCACAGCGCATGGACCGGCGTGTTTGTCGGCGCCGTCACCGGAATACTCGTCGCCGCATTTACGGCCATTTTCGTCATTTGGCTCAGCGCCGATCAGGTTGTGGTCGGCGTGGTCGTAAATCTACTTGCGCTTGGCGTCACAGGCGTCGTCTACCGCTCGATGTTTGGTGCGACCGGTACTTTTCTGCAGACGGCACAACTGCGCGTCGTTCTCTTCGGTCAGGATGCGTTGGTTTTGTTTGCGTTCGCTCTCACGCCGGTAATCGCCTGGTTCCTGTTCCGTACGCGCACAGGGCTGCTCCTTCGCGCCTGCGGGGAGAGCGCGTTCGCGGCCGCTGCAGCCGGAGTGCCGGTCCAGCGGATTCGTGTTGGCGCGCTGCTGTTCTGCGGCGCAATGGCCTCGCTGGGCGGCGCCTACCTCGCCGTTGGTGAAAACAATACGTTTGTTGAGAACATGACCGCCGGACGCGGGTTTATTGTGCTGGCAGTGGTAACCAGCGGAGCCTGGAACCCGTGGGGCTGTATGGTGGCTGCGCTGGTTTTCGGCGCAGCCAATGCGCTGCAGTTCCAGTTTCAGGCGTTCAATGCCCACCTGCCCTACGATTTGTTCCTCGCCCTACCCTATGCTGCAACGCTCATTGCGCTTGCTGCCGGCGGACTCTGGAGCCGGTCTCCGGCCGATCTCGGTCGCCCGTTCCGGAGATTAGCATGA
- a CDS encoding BMP family protein: MASSRLFLTFTLSAVAFAATGCGRQPASAIGGGKAGAGTSSAFRVALITSGPTSDNGWNAGAYAGLQLLKSKLGAQVENVEAPTPGAQQENLRAFASQGYNIVIGHGAEYESAAIRMESEFPKTLFVISSGRRVGVNTTPIVLKLEDGAYLEGMLAAGMSKSGRIGAVGAEKIVPLESVFSAYAAGAHAVSPSVIVAPPVFTGDWDDVGKAKQATLALIDQGADVVIQDLDAAAAGVFQAVKERDAATHRIYALGTNSDQNGVAPNVVLASAPINIGAAFLQIAQATKNGTFKPNSRPFDMASGVIGFVINPELRTEIPPRLEARLASTQQAIVTGKLVIPQAN; the protein is encoded by the coding sequence ATGGCTTCAAGCCGCTTATTCCTTACGTTTACTCTATCGGCAGTGGCTTTTGCTGCGACAGGCTGCGGGCGTCAGCCGGCGTCGGCTATTGGAGGCGGTAAGGCCGGAGCCGGGACTAGCTCCGCGTTTCGTGTAGCCCTTATTACTTCAGGACCCACAAGCGACAACGGCTGGAATGCCGGCGCATATGCCGGCCTTCAACTCCTGAAGTCGAAACTGGGCGCACAGGTTGAGAATGTTGAAGCGCCTACGCCGGGAGCTCAACAGGAGAATCTGCGAGCCTTTGCCAGCCAGGGTTACAACATTGTGATTGGCCACGGCGCGGAATACGAGTCCGCGGCCATCAGGATGGAGTCGGAATTTCCAAAGACTCTGTTCGTTATCTCATCCGGACGACGGGTTGGAGTAAACACGACGCCGATTGTACTGAAGCTGGAGGATGGCGCCTACCTCGAAGGGATGCTCGCCGCCGGCATGTCGAAAAGTGGGCGAATCGGCGCTGTAGGCGCCGAGAAGATTGTGCCGCTGGAGAGCGTATTCTCGGCCTACGCGGCCGGTGCGCATGCCGTCAGCCCGAGCGTGATTGTGGCGCCACCTGTCTTTACCGGTGACTGGGACGATGTCGGCAAGGCAAAGCAAGCCACGCTCGCACTCATTGATCAAGGCGCCGACGTGGTGATTCAGGACCTGGATGCGGCGGCCGCCGGCGTTTTTCAAGCCGTAAAGGAGCGCGACGCGGCGACACACCGCATCTATGCGCTGGGAACGAACAGTGATCAGAATGGCGTGGCGCCCAATGTTGTTCTGGCAAGTGCGCCGATCAATATCGGCGCCGCCTTCCTGCAGATTGCGCAAGCCACCAAAAACGGTACCTTCAAACCGAATTCACGGCCATTTGACATGGCATCCGGTGTGATCGGATTTGTAATTAACCCCGAACTGCGAACCGAAATACCGCCAAGACTTGAGGCGCGGCTCGCTTCAACCCAACAGGCAATTGTCACCGGTAAACTTGTGATTCCGCAAGCGAATTGA
- a CDS encoding 6-carboxytetrahydropterin synthase produces the protein MISLVRRVQLSVAWSNGDPSAPRWFGAGLVVAASVTGRVDSRTGLVINITDLNRCLRDAVVDPLTGMQLNARTGATPGGFTHERLLLWMVRALTTELPQKARLHELILEAPGALFTAELPANDPYAKEPVVLLVTHTYEFSAAHRLYSAKLSPDENEALFGKCNNPNGHGHNYVLDVTVAGPMDDATGKVIEPGALDAIVHTAVVDRYDHRNLNLDLPEFKDTIPSSENIVQRMWDVLSPLIPSPVRLHKITLHETRSNAFTIQESTTE, from the coding sequence ATGATAAGCCTCGTACGCCGGGTGCAGCTCTCCGTGGCATGGTCCAATGGCGATCCGTCGGCGCCGAGGTGGTTCGGCGCTGGACTCGTGGTAGCTGCTTCGGTCACCGGCCGCGTCGACTCCCGAACGGGGCTCGTGATCAACATCACCGATCTGAATCGGTGTCTGCGCGATGCAGTGGTTGATCCATTGACAGGGATGCAACTCAACGCCCGAACAGGAGCGACCCCAGGCGGATTTACACATGAGCGGCTGCTTCTATGGATGGTTCGAGCTCTTACCACCGAGCTGCCGCAGAAAGCCAGGCTCCATGAACTGATCCTGGAAGCACCAGGTGCTCTATTTACGGCTGAATTGCCCGCTAACGATCCATATGCAAAGGAGCCTGTCGTGTTGCTGGTTACGCACACCTACGAGTTCTCGGCCGCCCACCGGCTGTACAGTGCCAAGCTCTCACCGGACGAGAATGAAGCGCTGTTCGGCAAGTGCAACAATCCTAATGGCCATGGCCACAACTACGTGCTTGATGTTACCGTCGCCGGCCCAATGGATGACGCCACGGGCAAGGTGATTGAGCCTGGCGCGCTCGACGCCATTGTACACACCGCCGTCGTTGATCGTTATGATCATCGGAACCTGAACCTGGACCTGCCTGAGTTCAAGGATACGATCCCATCGTCGGAAAACATTGTTCAGCGAATGTGGGACGTACTCTCGCCGCTGATCCCCAGTCCGGTTCGCCTCCACAAGAT
- a CDS encoding ATP-binding cassette domain-containing protein, whose translation MNAVAPQPSGADPWLVASGISKRFGQTQALDAVDLEAGLGEIHAVLGENGAGKSTLMHILAGLIQPDEGAIRLAGIPAQIDSARAARRLGISMVHQHFSLVPAFTVAENLSLDALLQPGNRAPERRVAGGVLNAAKPALRKAAELGWTLEPQAITESLPVGTQQRVEIAKALAFGARCVIFDEPTAVLSVDEVGELFRVLRQLRDGGASVLLIAHKLNEITAIADRVTVLRQGRRVFSGRMKETSTSELAASMVGTAPPPAGATITPQPDSASSRKFTVSNLTVLSEDGRAILTNVSFSAPGGQVYGIGGVDGNGQAELAELLAGIRWPQIGSLSWSGLEPSKAPPRVAYVPPDRRHAGLAVDLPVWINLVWDAAAQPEYARCGLLRIGRLRALARQMMQDYDIRAGSIDTTTSKLSGGNQQKIVVARALHARPDLLIAVNPARGLDIGASKFVLDSIASAARAGAAVILFSTDLDELRAYADQLAIVAAGELRHAEGSWNTGAGLGMLIGGASSTHSDTA comes from the coding sequence GTGAACGCGGTCGCTCCGCAGCCGAGTGGCGCCGATCCGTGGCTGGTGGCCTCGGGCATATCGAAGCGCTTTGGCCAGACGCAGGCGCTCGACGCGGTTGACCTGGAAGCGGGGTTGGGTGAGATCCACGCCGTCCTCGGCGAGAACGGCGCCGGTAAGAGTACGTTGATGCATATACTCGCCGGCCTGATCCAGCCGGATGAGGGCGCAATTCGCCTGGCGGGCATTCCGGCGCAGATCGATTCCGCAAGGGCAGCCCGACGCCTTGGCATCAGCATGGTGCATCAGCATTTCTCCCTCGTTCCGGCGTTTACGGTAGCCGAAAACCTGAGCCTGGATGCGCTGCTCCAACCCGGAAACCGTGCACCGGAGCGCCGAGTCGCCGGTGGTGTGCTCAATGCTGCCAAACCAGCACTGCGGAAGGCGGCTGAGTTGGGTTGGACGCTGGAGCCACAAGCGATTACGGAGTCGCTGCCGGTTGGCACGCAGCAGCGTGTTGAGATCGCAAAAGCATTGGCGTTTGGCGCCAGATGCGTGATTTTTGACGAACCGACTGCAGTTCTGAGTGTCGACGAGGTCGGCGAGCTATTCCGGGTTCTGCGCCAACTGCGCGATGGTGGCGCTTCGGTTCTGCTCATCGCGCACAAGCTGAATGAGATAACCGCAATAGCCGACCGCGTGACCGTACTGCGGCAAGGTCGGCGCGTCTTCAGCGGACGAATGAAGGAGACGAGTACCTCCGAATTGGCCGCGTCTATGGTTGGAACTGCACCACCTCCAGCCGGCGCGACAATCACGCCACAACCGGACAGTGCATCATCGCGGAAGTTCACCGTATCCAACCTTACGGTACTGAGCGAAGACGGACGCGCCATTCTGACGAACGTCTCGTTCTCCGCGCCTGGTGGGCAGGTTTACGGCATTGGCGGAGTGGATGGAAACGGACAGGCAGAGCTGGCTGAACTGTTGGCCGGCATACGGTGGCCGCAAATCGGTTCGCTCTCGTGGTCGGGTTTGGAGCCTTCGAAAGCTCCGCCGCGAGTCGCCTACGTACCACCGGACCGGCGTCACGCCGGACTTGCCGTTGATTTGCCGGTTTGGATCAACCTGGTGTGGGATGCCGCGGCACAGCCGGAATATGCCCGGTGCGGTTTGCTGCGCATTGGGCGGCTGCGCGCACTGGCGCGTCAGATGATGCAGGATTACGATATACGCGCCGGATCGATCGATACCACCACCTCAAAGCTCTCCGGCGGCAATCAGCAGAAGATTGTGGTGGCGCGCGCGTTGCATGCCCGACCCGACCTTCTCATCGCGGTGAATCCCGCCCGCGGGCTCGACATCGGCGCCAGCAAGTTCGTACTTGATAGCATTGCGTCCGCAGCCAGGGCCGGCGCCGCAGTGATCCTCTTCTCAACCGACCTGGACGAACTGCGCGCGTACGCCGACCAGTTAGCCATTGTAGCGGCAGGAGAGCTCCGGCACGCAGAGGGCTCCTGGAATACCGGAGCCGGTCTCGGCATGCTGATTGGCGGCGCTTCCTCCACGCACAGCGACACCGCATGA
- a CDS encoding M55 family metallopeptidase, protein MNLFISVDIEGISGIASFSQCMGPDAGQADWAYARRMLTGDVNAAIRGARRGGADRVVVKDSHAGCRNLLIGDLEPGTELISGWKGPVDLYMMEGLDQESFDGVFLVGYHAMAGTLEGAMEHALSGSIHSFTVNDVPAGEIYASAAMAGDLRIPTLLVTSDQAGCDEAAGLLRRVQTVATKRAMARSMSWLRHPHDTVAEIEEKAEAAVRGRTAVEPFSVVGEVKLAARFRGVQMADTAAALEGSVRRDAYTIEVFGSTFTEAYRRFGAVLALASVGAKVGD, encoded by the coding sequence ATGAACCTGTTCATTTCCGTGGATATAGAAGGCATAAGCGGTATCGCATCGTTCAGCCAGTGCATGGGTCCGGATGCCGGTCAGGCAGATTGGGCATATGCCCGCAGGATGCTGACGGGCGACGTAAATGCCGCGATTCGCGGCGCCCGTCGCGGAGGCGCGGATCGTGTGGTTGTCAAGGACTCACACGCCGGATGCCGGAATCTGCTCATCGGTGACCTTGAGCCCGGAACCGAGCTGATTTCCGGCTGGAAGGGTCCCGTAGACCTGTACATGATGGAGGGCCTGGATCAGGAGTCGTTTGATGGCGTTTTTCTCGTGGGTTACCACGCCATGGCGGGCACGCTTGAGGGCGCCATGGAGCATGCCTTGAGCGGCAGCATACATAGCTTCACCGTCAACGACGTGCCGGCGGGTGAGATATACGCAAGCGCCGCCATGGCTGGAGATCTGCGCATACCCACGTTGCTGGTAACCAGCGATCAGGCGGGCTGCGATGAAGCGGCCGGCTTACTGCGACGCGTTCAAACGGTTGCTACAAAGCGAGCAATGGCACGCTCGATGAGCTGGCTGCGGCACCCGCATGACACGGTTGCCGAGATTGAAGAGAAGGCGGAGGCGGCAGTGCGCGGGCGTACAGCAGTCGAGCCATTTTCGGTGGTTGGGGAGGTAAAGCTGGCAGCGCGATTTCGGGGCGTGCAGATGGCGGATACGGCAGCAGCGCTGGAGGGTTCGGTGCGCAGGGATGCGTATACGATTGAGGTGTTTGGATCAACCTTTACGGAGGCATACCGGCGATTTGGAGCTGTACTGGCTCTTGCGTCGGTAGGCGCCAAAGTCGGCGACTAG
- a CDS encoding sigma-70 family RNA polymerase sigma factor, translated as MAAAKSDGSSTAALPPCDHREFQRLIERTKRQAYNMAYRMTGNREDAEDLTQEAYLRAYRSFGTYNRQMPFESWFFRILSNLFIDLVRRKPKIRPLSLDQPVSDEESDTNLILQVADESANPEHQVLDAMLDENLQAALDSLPDPFRIAVLMCDVEGMSYEAIGKAMHSSIGTVRSRIHRGRTLLRKRLAAPTPAKRGLRARLKPLIPTDSGERSGTPEPA; from the coding sequence ATGGCGGCGGCGAAATCAGATGGCAGTTCGACGGCAGCGCTCCCACCGTGCGATCACCGCGAATTCCAGCGACTCATTGAGCGCACTAAGCGCCAAGCCTATAACATGGCATACCGCATGACCGGCAATCGGGAAGATGCAGAGGACCTCACGCAGGAGGCCTATTTACGCGCGTATCGCTCCTTTGGCACCTACAACCGACAAATGCCGTTTGAGAGCTGGTTCTTTCGCATCCTCTCCAACCTCTTTATCGATCTGGTGCGTCGCAAGCCGAAAATCCGACCGCTCTCTCTCGATCAGCCCGTTTCCGATGAGGAATCCGACACGAATCTGATCCTTCAGGTCGCCGACGAATCGGCAAATCCGGAGCATCAGGTACTGGATGCGATGCTCGATGAGAACCTCCAGGCGGCACTCGACTCGCTGCCGGATCCGTTTCGCATCGCCGTTCTGATGTGCGATGTGGAGGGAATGAGCTACGAGGCGATCGGGAAAGCAATGCACTCCTCGATCGGGACCGTCCGATCGCGAATCCATCGCGGAAGAACGCTGTTGCGGAAGCGTCTTGCGGCGCCTACGCCGGCAAAGCGTGGACTGCGTGCGCGCCTCAAACCGTTGATCCCTACGGACTCGGGAGAGCGATCCGGAACGCCCGAGCCGGCCTGA
- a CDS encoding ABC transporter permease, with the protein MTVAEMHQPKSRILSATYRLANIALYAMGLLALIAATLAALGVSPVVGLRLLGEGAFGTAGGHLNALSETLVETTPLLLTALSVMVGWRCGIFTIGADGQLLVGAAAAATIGVSCRAMHGPAGSFALVAAGAFAGALWSAAAEALRRWRRVQEVISTIMLNYLAIHLVSWLVRGPLQEPGRHMPQSRALPNSVLFARMLPPEITNGIATRLHTGVLLAFAMAPLTATYIWWTLPGLRLRIVGANAEAARSAGIRVARVRMQAMLVSGALAGLAGSVELLGITGRLYAPFSPGWGYTAIPVALLGGLSPGGIAASALFFGALTAGSGNLERNTHVSSVIIYVVQAAAVLAIVAARAWNERRKAQEG; encoded by the coding sequence ATGACCGTGGCAGAGATGCATCAGCCGAAGTCGCGGATCCTGTCCGCCACATACCGACTTGCAAATATCGCTCTTTATGCCATGGGGCTGCTGGCGCTGATCGCAGCGACACTGGCCGCGCTCGGCGTTTCGCCGGTAGTTGGGCTAAGGTTGTTGGGAGAAGGTGCCTTTGGAACGGCGGGCGGACATCTGAACGCCCTCTCCGAGACGCTGGTGGAAACGACGCCGCTCCTGCTGACCGCCCTGAGCGTTATGGTCGGTTGGCGGTGCGGCATCTTTACGATCGGCGCTGATGGCCAGCTTCTGGTTGGAGCAGCGGCAGCAGCGACCATCGGCGTCTCGTGCCGTGCCATGCACGGTCCCGCCGGCAGTTTCGCGCTGGTGGCAGCCGGCGCGTTCGCCGGCGCACTCTGGAGCGCTGCAGCCGAAGCGCTGCGCAGGTGGCGGCGCGTTCAGGAAGTTATCAGCACCATAATGCTGAACTATCTCGCCATCCACCTTGTCAGCTGGCTGGTTCGAGGTCCGCTCCAGGAGCCGGGCCGGCACATGCCGCAATCGCGTGCACTGCCCAATAGCGTACTGTTCGCCCGGATGCTTCCGCCCGAAATAACAAACGGAATCGCGACGAGGCTGCACACCGGCGTGCTCCTGGCATTTGCCATGGCGCCACTGACCGCGACCTATATCTGGTGGACGCTGCCCGGGCTTCGGCTTCGCATTGTGGGCGCCAATGCCGAAGCCGCGCGATCGGCCGGTATCCGCGTTGCACGCGTTCGGATGCAGGCGATGCTGGTTTCGGGCGCACTGGCAGGGCTGGCCGGATCTGTAGAGCTCCTTGGGATCACCGGGCGGTTGTATGCGCCTTTTTCACCGGGTTGGGGTTATACTGCGATTCCGGTCGCGCTGCTCGGCGGACTGAGCCCGGGGGGCATTGCAGCTTCGGCGCTGTTCTTTGGCGCGCTGACGGCCGGCAGTGGCAACCTCGAACGAAATACACATGTATCGTCCGTAATCATCTACGTGGTCCAGGCCGCGGCCGTACTGGCCATCGTGGCCGCACGCGCGTGGAACGAGCGACGTAAAGCGCAGGAGGGTTGA
- a CDS encoding panthothenate synthetase, whose translation MRMLLHVTLPPEPFNSMLREGSVGETITRILEATKPEAAYFTEHSGSRGAVLVVQVDHASEIPALAEPWFLSFEADCEFRIAMTPEDLKRSNLEDLGRKY comes from the coding sequence ATGCGAATGCTGCTGCACGTTACCCTTCCACCGGAGCCGTTCAACTCGATGCTGCGTGAAGGGTCGGTCGGCGAAACGATCACGAGAATCCTTGAGGCAACCAAGCCGGAAGCGGCGTATTTTACCGAGCACAGCGGATCGCGCGGGGCGGTACTGGTGGTGCAGGTAGATCATGCCTCGGAGATCCCAGCCCTGGCTGAACCATGGTTTCTCAGCTTTGAGGCGGACTGCGAGTTCCGTATAGCCATGACGCCTGAAGACCTCAAACGCTCTAACCTCGAAGATCTGGGTCGAAAGTACTGA
- a CDS encoding FAD-dependent oxidoreductase codes for MKALPKVLILGGNFAGLTAARFIHERCGESVEVTLVDRKADLLFIPNIGMEVLEDRDPAETMRFDIVPFLDHDGTRFVRAQVTEIDLAKQCVRAIPTERPGSATETLRYDYLVIALGARLAFDHIEGFAEYGHAVTDSWYGNKLRAFLHGGSYRGGPVFIGSARFHQGTRGNPDWLPLSGAACDGPPLETALSLAAWLEHRRLGGPKNITVFSPANVIAEDAGQPIVKEFLEMAGGMGFHYERDTPDIASVAEGGITFTNGKSVEAELKILLPDWRPHDFIRDLPIVDEAGFIITDRLMRNPQYREVFALGDAAALTVPKLGALGHTQAEIVARQLAMETGQLSSEEAAKPYWPQIVCFGDMGRHKAFYIHSDVWYGGSTSIFKMGYMLYAMKLAFKEMYFRTGGKVPGWGLPVSEVLADSIL; via the coding sequence ATGAAGGCGCTGCCCAAGGTACTGATTCTGGGAGGCAACTTTGCCGGGCTGACCGCGGCCCGATTCATTCACGAACGATGCGGCGAAAGTGTAGAAGTAACGCTCGTCGATCGCAAAGCGGATCTGCTCTTCATACCGAATATCGGTATGGAGGTGTTGGAGGATCGCGACCCGGCGGAGACGATGCGTTTCGACATCGTACCGTTTCTTGACCATGACGGTACCCGCTTCGTTCGCGCTCAGGTCACCGAGATCGACCTCGCAAAACAGTGCGTCCGGGCGATTCCAACCGAGCGCCCGGGCTCTGCAACCGAGACGCTCCGGTACGACTATCTCGTCATCGCGCTTGGGGCAAGATTGGCGTTCGATCATATCGAGGGTTTCGCCGAGTATGGTCACGCAGTAACCGATAGCTGGTATGGCAACAAGCTCCGAGCCTTTCTCCATGGCGGCAGCTATCGCGGAGGGCCGGTCTTCATTGGGTCGGCGCGCTTCCACCAGGGCACTCGCGGGAACCCCGACTGGCTGCCGCTATCCGGCGCCGCCTGCGATGGGCCGCCGCTCGAGACGGCGCTGAGCCTTGCGGCGTGGTTGGAGCACCGTCGCCTCGGCGGTCCGAAGAACATCACGGTGTTCTCGCCGGCAAACGTAATCGCTGAAGACGCTGGGCAGCCCATCGTCAAGGAGTTTTTGGAGATGGCCGGCGGAATGGGCTTCCATTATGAGCGCGATACCCCCGACATTGCGTCGGTTGCCGAAGGCGGAATCACGTTCACTAACGGTAAATCGGTGGAAGCCGAACTCAAGATCCTGCTGCCGGATTGGCGGCCGCACGACTTTATTCGTGACCTGCCGATTGTGGATGAGGCCGGGTTCATCATCACCGATCGGCTGATGAGGAATCCTCAGTACCGTGAGGTATTCGCACTTGGAGACGCTGCCGCCCTCACTGTCCCGAAACTCGGGGCGCTTGGCCACACACAGGCGGAGATTGTTGCCCGCCAGCTTGCAATGGAAACCGGCCAGCTGTCGAGCGAAGAGGCGGCCAAGCCATACTGGCCCCAAATTGTGTGCTTTGGTGACATGGGGCGCCATAAGGCATTCTATATCCACTCCGATGTGTGGTACGGCGGCAGCACCAGCATATTCAAGATGGGGTACATGCTCTACGCGATGAAACTTGCGTTCAAGGAGATGTACTTCCGAACGGGTGGCAAAGTCCCAGGTTGGGGTCTTCCTGTTAGCGAAGTCTTAGCTGATAGTATCCTGTAG
- a CDS encoding carboxypeptidase encodes MPQKIRFDCYYKYHELTRILKALAREYPALLSLASIGRSYEGRDVLLATVTNSATGPASEKPAFWCDGNIHATEVSPSSALLYLLQKLLRGYGSDPGISRCLDTRAFYIVPRVNPDGAEQLFAERPRLLRSSTRPWPYDEEPLEGLEVQDVDGDGRMVQMRIPDPNGAWKVNALEPRLLTRREPTETGGRYFRLMPEGLIPDWDGITLKVKPPKERLDLNRNFPADWRQEFEQGGAGPFPGSEPEVYNLMRFIADHPNITGAISFHTHSGVLLRPYSGQPDEKMPAEDLWTYQKIGERGAEITGYPAASVYHDFRYHPQEVITGVFDDWMFEHVGVFAWTCEIWAPQAHAGIVGRKFIEWYREHPAEDDIKMLTWADSLPGGSAWQDWRPFKHPQLGDIELGGWDYLYAFRNPPPCCLEAEIAPLADWAIFHCLISPLMELRSATARRLRAGVWLVQVVVENTGWLPSYVTKTALQHAVVRDVVAEIELPQGAKLCSGKLRMECGQLEGRAYKTSAPGPFTTDASTERAKIEWVVESQTAGEVQVTVRHQRAGVVRATIRLEAE; translated from the coding sequence GTGCCGCAAAAGATTCGGTTTGATTGTTACTACAAGTACCACGAGCTTACACGCATCCTGAAAGCGCTGGCTCGTGAGTATCCCGCTCTGCTCTCACTTGCCTCGATCGGACGCAGCTACGAGGGTCGAGACGTATTGCTGGCCACGGTGACTAACAGTGCTACCGGCCCCGCATCTGAAAAGCCGGCGTTTTGGTGCGATGGCAACATCCACGCAACGGAGGTATCGCCATCATCAGCCCTCTTGTATCTTTTGCAGAAGCTGCTCCGTGGTTACGGTTCCGACCCCGGCATATCCCGATGCCTGGATACCCGGGCTTTCTATATAGTGCCGCGCGTGAACCCGGATGGCGCCGAGCAGCTATTTGCGGAGCGGCCCAGGTTGCTCCGCAGCAGCACGCGCCCCTGGCCGTACGACGAAGAGCCGCTGGAAGGGCTGGAAGTTCAGGATGTTGATGGTGATGGGAGGATGGTGCAGATGCGCATCCCCGATCCCAATGGCGCCTGGAAGGTCAATGCCCTAGAGCCACGACTTTTGACACGGCGTGAGCCTACCGAGACGGGTGGCCGGTACTTCCGGCTGATGCCGGAGGGGCTGATACCCGATTGGGATGGTATCACCCTGAAGGTCAAGCCTCCAAAGGAGCGGCTCGACCTGAATCGTAACTTTCCCGCAGACTGGCGGCAGGAGTTCGAGCAGGGGGGCGCAGGGCCGTTCCCCGGGAGCGAGCCGGAAGTCTACAATCTGATGCGGTTCATTGCCGACCATCCTAACATCACTGGCGCCATATCATTTCACACACACAGCGGCGTTCTGCTGCGGCCGTACAGCGGCCAGCCGGACGAGAAGATGCCTGCCGAGGACCTCTGGACTTACCAGAAGATCGGTGAACGCGGGGCAGAGATAACGGGCTATCCTGCAGCGAGCGTTTACCACGACTTCCGCTACCACCCTCAAGAGGTGATCACCGGCGTTTTCGACGACTGGATGTTTGAGCACGTGGGTGTGTTTGCATGGACGTGCGAGATCTGGGCGCCACAAGCACATGCCGGAATAGTCGGCCGCAAGTTCATCGAGTGGTACCGCGAGCATCCAGCAGAGGACGATATCAAAATGCTGACCTGGGCCGATTCACTGCCGGGCGGCTCAGCATGGCAAGACTGGCGGCCTTTCAAGCATCCGCAACTCGGCGACATCGAGCTTGGCGGATGGGACTACCTGTACGCTTTTCGCAATCCTCCGCCATGCTGCCTGGAAGCTGAGATCGCGCCGCTGGCAGACTGGGCAATCTTTCACTGTCTGATCTCACCGCTGATGGAGTTGCGCAGCGCCACAGCTCGCCGGTTGCGCGCGGGAGTGTGGCTGGTTCAGGTCGTGGTGGAAAACACGGGATGGCTACCCAGTTATGTTACAAAAACCGCGCTGCAGCACGCAGTTGTGCGTGACGTGGTTGCGGAGATCGAGTTGCCTCAGGGCGCAAAGCTTTGCAGCGGCAAACTTCGCATGGAGTGTGGTCAGCTGGAAGGACGGGCGTACAAGACGAGCGCACCGGGACCATTCACAACCGATGCCAGTACCGAACGCGCCAAGATTGAATGGGTGGTTGAGAGCCAAACTGCCGGTGAGGTTCAGGTAACCGTGCGGCACCAGCGGGCCGGAGTTGTCCGCGCCACGATCCGCCTGGAAGCTGAATGA
- a CDS encoding redoxin domain-containing protein, with translation MAQVGLSKSGILKTHAQVFAISNEDPAAQKQMRDRYKLKWITFLSDKTGDAAKLYAGRYTGSTVLRAATFVVGGDASIAFAYINPNDRVRPAPSDLIAVAQSIERKLHPAKTEQSEPEGVPPP, from the coding sequence ATGGCTCAGGTTGGGCTATCCAAATCCGGCATTCTCAAAACGCACGCTCAGGTTTTCGCGATATCCAACGAGGATCCGGCGGCGCAGAAGCAGATGCGTGACCGGTACAAGCTCAAATGGATTACCTTTCTGTCGGACAAGACCGGCGATGCCGCCAAACTCTATGCGGGTCGGTATACCGGCAGTACTGTCCTGAGAGCGGCCACGTTTGTTGTAGGAGGCGACGCCAGTATTGCGTTCGCATACATCAACCCGAACGACCGGGTACGGCCGGCCCCATCAGACCTGATTGCGGTGGCGCAATCTATTGAACGGAAGTTGCATCCAGCAAAAACCGAACAGTCGGAGCCTGAGGGCGTTCCGCCTCCGTAG